The Raphanus sativus cultivar WK10039 unplaced genomic scaffold, ASM80110v3 Scaffold0129, whole genome shotgun sequence DNA window cggtggttcgacctatgtctaggacggttcgggggtgttacaggttggatcatgggatccaggtttgggtcttacaagttgttatcagagcatgcttgattctaggctgtttgggttagggcaggtcatcacacatccggctgggtctctTGACATGTTTGGTTAATGTTTATGCTGTTTATTTTTGATGTTGTTTGAGGTTTAAAGGTTTCTGtcaagactaacatttggtttgtgtttggttttgatgtgtccTAAGGGAACTAAGAAGCGGTCTCGGAAGGCTAAGGATGGGGCTGGGGCGTATGGGGCTGGAGATGCATCAGCACCTAACCCAAGGGTGGTGCTGACGGTTCCACCTATGGGTCGGACAGGAGATGCTGTCCTGACTGAAACCCAAGTTAACCaaactgaggttcagctggacGGTGTGGATGGACAGCTGAATGAGATCGGAAGGCAGCTTGAGGGAGCTGGAAGCCAGCTAGGTGCAGCTAGTGGGCAGCACCAGGATGAACCGGATGGAGAGGCTGAGTCTTCAGAGATTGGTCACCGAGCTGATCCAAACATCATGGCTGATGGGAGGACTGGTCCGGGTGATCAGGCGGCTGAGCCTTCCATGCAAGAGATACTGGCTGCCATTAGGCTAATGGGTAGTCAGATTGTAGCCATGACTCAGGTGCTCACCCTAGTGGTAAACTCATCCGTTGGTCAAGCCACACAAGCTCAAGTGCGAGCTGGTGGAAGTGGTGGAGCTGGTGGACGAGTGTTACCAGTAGCTGAAGTGATTGAGCTGGATCCACCATCTGGATCAGCTAAGAAAGTGGACTACCTGAAGGTCCTGGAGCACATAActcgcctagggacaaagcactttgctggaagtgttgatcccatggaggcagatgagtggagagaCCGGTTGGTTAGAAACTTCAAATCAAcccggtgccctgaggagtaccaaagagacattGCAGTTCACTTCCTGGAAggtgatgcacacaactggtggataGCTTTGGACAAACgtaccaatggttccattgagcgctttgctgactttgaagtggagttcaaccacaagtactttccagctgaggcatgggacTGTTTGGAGGctaagttcttggacttggttCAAGGGCGTAGGGCAGTCAGAGAGTATGAAGAAGCAGGATCAGGCGCTTTGTGTGAAGGGAGTTAGAGGATGAGGCAGTACAGGTCCGAAGGTTCATCCGCGGCCTTAGGCCTGAACTCcagacctactgctcagtccggaCCTTCTCCAATGTGACTGAACTGGTTGAGAGGATGGCtatgctggagactaaccttgctgaGGAGGCTAAGCACAAGGTGAAAAGTGTGGTGGTGGCTCCGGGGCAAAGtggtgaccggaagagaaaAAGAGACCAGGCTGAagagggtaaaacctcaagtggtaagcCTGTGTGCTCTAAGTGTGGTAGAAACCACTATGGGGAGTGCTGGAGAGCCATGGGCGCTTGCACTCGTTGTGGtaagatgggacactttgctcGAGAGTGCCCAAATGTGGGAGGTGACCGGACTTGCCATACTTGTGGTCTTAAGGGTCATCTCAAGAAGGACTGTCCAAGACAAGCTGATGGACAGAACAAGAACAGGAGTGGGGGTAGCAGGCCGGACCAGAACCGGGGTCAGACCTCAACTCCAAGGGTTTATGAGCTGTCCAAAGATGTGGAAGAGGCAGGGCCAATCAAAGCAATCACTGGTAAACTCTAAAActcatttctttttattttagaactatgcatggtacggaacctagaatggttaggaacttagatggggtctttgtagggaccttatgtattggtggtg harbors:
- the LOC130501219 gene encoding uncharacterized protein LOC130501219 — translated: MAMLETNLAEEAKHKVKSVVVAPGQSGDRKRKRDQAEEGKTSSGKPVCSKCGRNHYGECWRAMGACTRCGKMGHFARECPNVGGDRTCHTCGLKGHLKKDCPRQADGQNKNRSGGSRPDQNRGQTSTPRVYELSKDVEEAGPIKAITGKL